The genomic stretch GATGTACGTATTCATAATCTATTCTTTCATTTATTGTGGCATAGTAGCTAGAGTCTTTGGCTACCGGTAAATCATACAGCCACTGGTAGTAGATTCCCAATTTTGCTTTTAAATCGGGCCTAAATCGTTTCTCTATCGCAAGCGTATAATGGTCGGCTTTTAGTAGTCCCAGATTGCGGTTGGGTTCTGTGAGTGTACCATTGTCATTTGGTACTTTGGCAAAATAGTTATGAGCACTTTCCATAGTGCTGTGTTTTCCGTATCCCAGAGTCAGATCAATGTTGGGGGTTAGCCTCCAATCCATGGCAAATCGTGGTTCTAATGTTCGGTTTTGATTGTAGAAGTCATTCATCTGATGAATGCCAGTAATAAATGTGACGTTGCTGAATGCCTGAAATTTCCAGCTGATGAAATTCCGAAGGGTGCTCATTTGCTCATCAAAATCAGCGAGTAATCTCGGGGTGGATAAAGTATCTTTCTGCAGCTGCTGAAAGTAGTCATAGCTGAAATATGCATATTTAAATCCTGCCTGTAGCTTATGCCGATTGTTGAATTTGTAATTAAAGGTCATTGCTCCCCGGTAGGTTGATTTGTTCACGTCTCCCTCAAAATATTGGTAAGGTGAGTCCTCAGCTTGTGCAGGAGGATTGTATCTGGCTTGCACATTATCATTTATGCCATCAGTGGAGTATATTACAGAAGTATTGAGATAGCTTTTTTTTGATAAGTAAATCGAGTGATTGATGCCGGTATTAAAAAGATAACTTCTCGTAGAATGGTCTTTTGACAGGGAGCTCAATTGACCGCTAAAGCCAGGCGACAACACAGCATCTATGCCTGATATATTCTCCAAGTCAAACCCACTAAAACCACCTAAACCAAAGATTGAGAAGGTACCTAGCTTATCGGAAGGCAGCATGATTTTGAATGCACCATCTTGAAAATTTGTAGCGCCACTTCGGTCCAACAATCCGAGGGTGCTCAACAAGGTGATAGTAGAGTAACGGTAGTTGATTAGGTAAGAACCAGCATAGCCCTTTTTGAGCGGGCCTTCCAGGGTAATATCTGTCCCCATAATTCCCACGCCAAATACCCCTTCAAAGCGTTCATTGTTTCCAGATCTTAATTTGATATCGTACACGCCAGACAATACATCACCATACTCAGCTGGGAATGCGGAGGTGTAAAAATCTGAAGTAGCCAGCATGTTGTTGTTGAGTGCACTGATGCCTCCCGTACCGATCCCACTTTGATTGGCGAAGTGATTTGGGTTAGTGATTTGTACACCTTCCAATCTCCATTGCACGTATTTCGGTGAATTACCACGAACTATAATATCGTTGCTACCATCTTGAGTTGTGGCTATACCCGCATAGTTGGATAGGATTCGGGTAGGATCGTTAAAAGGTCCTGCATATCTGTTTGATTCCTCAGGAGAGATTGATCTGGCGTCAACCAATGCCATGTCATTGATAGGACTTCCTTTGTCCATTTGTGCTACCACGGTCACCTCGTCCATTTTGGTAGTATACTCATGCAGGGTAAGGTTTAGTACCACTACCTTGGCCGAATTCACCACAATATTTGGAATTATTTTTTGCTCATAACCGATATATGAAAGTTGCAGGTTTACACGTCCAACCGGCACTTTTTCAATCCGGAAATTTCCATCAATATTGGTGGTGGCACCAATAGGAGGAGAGGAGTCTTCAATCATTACTGTCACTCCAATCAGTGGTAATTTGCTCTCCTCATCTATTACCTGTCCGCGAATGGTTTGCGTTAGAATTTTTTGTTTGGTTTCCTCAGAATCTTGTTTAGGCTTTGATGAGATGATTATGGCATCATTCCTTTCCTGGTATATCAGGTTAGGATCTTTCAGAACATTAGCTAAGGCATTTTCATACGACAAGCATTGGCTAAAAATGAAAAAGACTACTATCCAGAAAAATCTCGATCTTATATTCCACTTATTTAATAAATTCTTCAATTGTATCAGCTTATTCAGAAGCTTGTAAATTGGAGAACAACAGAACTTTCAGCCCATCAATCTTGACAAGGGCGTTTATGACTTCATCAGTACTACCATCACTGAAGTACTTATCCTCCGCTTCGTATTTCATGTTTACAAAAGGCAGGACGGCCATAATATTGCTGGTCATCCTGGGGTTGAAATATCCTGCAAGATACTATTAGTGATCTATTTTGTTCTAACCCCTTTGGTTGTAAAGCTCATGCCTTGCTGCCCGGAAGTTGAAATCATTACAGCTTCAAAAAATGGTTCATTGCCCTCATTCTGGGTAAGCCAATCAAAAACAAAATTGGCACCGGTACCACCTGATCCATCGGTTTCATTTATTACAATTTGAAGTGATTCCAGCGGCTTCACAAAAATTGGTTTGTTGATGTAATTTCGAATCAGTTCACCGTGTGTGTTGTAGTAATCGGCTTTGGTGATGAATATAGAATCCGAAAGTGAAGTGTTGTGGATGCTGACGGTGGCGGTTAGTGGAAAAGTAGTTTCGGGGGAGTAGCTATAAATTTGAGAGTAAACAGAAAGGTAGGAGCTATGCGGCATCAGGCTATCCAAACTATTTACCGAAACTTCTCTATTACTCCAGTCTAGAGTTGGGCTACTTGCTTGCTCTTCTGCTTGATTACAAGATGTGAAAATCACAAAAACCAAAAGTGGAATAATTCGGCACATAGATTCTACATTAAATTAATAGGGCTAAGTTAAAATGTTTTATTGGTGGATAAAGGATTTAATACTTTGGCTTTAGAAAGTATACACTGCTTACATTTACCGCTTCAAAATTTAGAAAATGACCAAGGAAGAAATACTAAACGAGTTCAATAAATTTTGCAAAAATACGCTGATGGAAACTTTAGAAATGAAGTTTGTAGATGTGGACAAGGAAGCGGGGATGGTAAAGATGACGATGCCAGTAAACTCGCGTGTACATCAGCCGATGGGGCTTTTGCATGGCGGTGCTTCTGCGGCTTTAGCCGAAAGTTTGGGTAGTGCTTCTAGTTTACTCTATGCCGACCCAAAAGAATATGCTGTTTTAGGAATCGAAATTAGTTGCAATCATTTGCGCTCCAAGCGCGATGGTGTGATTACGGGCACCGCTAATATCATTCATAAAGGGCGAAGTACTCACCTTTGGGAAATCGTAATTCGCGATGAAGAGGAGCGAATTATTTCGCATTGTAAACTTACCAACATGATTGTGCCGCATAAAAAGTAATGATGCAAAAGCTCTTTATCAGTTTACCGGGTAACTCAGATTATAAAGTATACACTTCAGATTCGGGCGGTGGTTTTGCCTTTCGCTTTTCATCCTTTGAAGGGCATGAAGAGGTGAACCTAAAAATGAATCAAACCAATGACGAAAGCTTTCTTTCTGAAAACCTTGGTGGGCAACACTTTAATATTCCCACTCATGAAGAATATGTAAAGCTGGTGGAAAATACAGTGGCTCATATTCGTAAAAATGATCTGGGTAAAATTGTGATGTCACGTCCTCAAAGATTTGACAAGATAATTGAGCCTGTTCTTGTTTTTAAAAAATTAGTAGAAGCTTATCCCACAGCCTGTGTGTATCTTTTTACGCATCCGGAAGTAGGAACGTGGATGGGCGCTACCCCGGAAACCTTGCTCAGTAAAAAAGGGGATGTGCTAAAAACTATGAGCCTTGCCGGAACACAAAAAAAAGGTGAAGAGGATAAATTTACTGGAAAGGAAAAAATAGAGCAGGAGCTGGTCACAGATTATATCACTGAAATTCTGAATTCTGAAAAGGGAGTGGAAGGAGTGAAGGCCGAAGGCCCAATTATAGCGGAAGCTGGAAACGTAGTCCATCTAAAAACAGCAATCGAAGCCACAGTGCAGGGAAGCTTCAATCTTTCTTCTTTGATTAAAAAGCTTCATCCAACTCCGGCCGTTGCTGGTTTCCCTAAAAAGGAAGCATTAGAATTTATAAAGAAAAATGAGCCGTACAAGCGTAGTTTTTACGCTGGTTACTTTGGACTAAACCAAAGAACTGACGCGCATTATTTTGTAAACCTCCGCTGCATGCAAGTCTTTCATGATTCTGTAGTTTTATATGCTGGAGGTGGTATTACCAGAGATTCAAACCCTGAGGCGGAGTGGGAGGAGACGGAGAATAAGATGCAGACCTTATTGCAGGTTTTGAAGTAGAACTATTATCCAATAGGGCCCCAGAGTTACTAATCACAATATGAACTTATGAACTACGGAGTATAGAGAGTTCCACAGAGTAGCGATGCTGAAATATTGTGTTTTGCACAGTGTGGCTCAGTGTACCCAGAGGTAATTAATTACAGCGCGGAGTTATGAAACACGGAGTAGAGAGTTCCACAGAGTAGTGATGCTGAAATATGGCGTTTTGCTCAGTGTGACTCATTGTATTCAGTGGTAATTAATCACAGTATGAATTTATGAACCACGGAGTATACAGAGTTAGACAGAGGAAAAATCCTGATAATGCACCTTGCCCAGTGTGCTTCAGTGGTAATATTATGCCTCACAGAGTACTCAGAGTTTCGTGAAGTACAGAGCAATAAATCCGAATCCTTTGCGCCTATTCTAGAGAACAATTCTCCTTATCCCAGCTTTCATAGATTTCACATTGAAATTTAGAAGTAAGCCTACTTTACATTCAGTCAATTTCAGATAAGTCATTATTTGAGCCATATGTATGTTTTGAAGTGCACTTATAGATTTTACTTCAACAATCACCTTCTTTTCTACATATAGGTCGATTCTATATCCACAGTCAAGTCTCACATCTTTATAATCTAAAGGAAGGGCAAACTGCTTGTCAACCAACAGTCCGGTTTGAAGTAATTCATAATAAAGGCATTCTTCGTAAGCATTTTCAAGTAAACCAGGTCCCAAATTGGTGTGCACTTCCATTGCGCATCTAATTATTTCACCAGTAAGGTTTGAGTGTATATAGTGCATTATTGTTGAGTTTTGGTTGTTGAAAAGTTATAAAACTAATCTCAAGTGTTTTTTATCGGAGCTCTGCGCTCCAAGGTTTAGAGTGTATTACGGATAGTTATGAACCACTGAGTATAAAGAGTTTCACAGAGGTGTGATGTTGAAATATTGTGCTTTGCTCGGTGTGACTCAGTGTACCCAGAGGTAATTAATAACAGCGCGGGGTTATGAACCACTGAGTATAGAGAGTTCCACAGAGGAGGAATGCTGATTTTGTGTCTTTCTCAGTGTGACTCATTTCACTCAGTGGTAATTTGGGTATTGCGTATAGTTATGAACCACAGAGTTCAGAGAGTTTCACAGAGGTGCTGCACTATACTCAGGCAAACGTTGAGCATTCAGGGGTGTTTTTTATCAAAGGTCACTCAGCGTTATTTTTGTTTTAAAAGAGAAGCACAGCGGTGAATTTCCTCTTTTGATGAAAATCCATTTATCCGCTTACTTTTGCTACTTATTGAAGAACTAAACTCCAGAAGATATTAAAACTTCAGATAAGCTCAATGCCCAGTATCTAGGGCAACTTTTAAAGCAGCATAATTGTAAAACGGTGGTGATAGCGCCAGGTAGCCGTAATGCTCCTTTGATTATCACTTTTACAAACGATTCCGATTATCGCTGTATTTCGGTGCCCGATGAGCGCGTGGCGGCATTCACGGCCATGGGACTTACATTAGAAAAACGCGAACCTGTTGCCGTGATTTGTAGTTCAGGCTCAGCAGCGGTTAATTTTTATCCAGCAGTGGTAGAGGCTTTTTATCAAAAGCTCCCATTAGTTGTAATCACTGCAGATAGACCGATTGAGTTGATAGACCAAGGAATTGGCCAGGCGATTCGTCAGCCCAATGTGTTTACAACCCATATTGTTAAAGACTTTGATCTTATCCGTGAGCCGGCTGATGAGCTGGCCAAAAACTTCAATCAAAGAAGTATAAATGAAGCTTTGCTGGCTACTAAGCATGGCCCCGTTCATATCAATGTTCCTTTTGACGAACCCCTTTATGGAACAACTGAGGAGCAGGTGGAAGCTCAGTATATTGATGAAACTTTGGGGAATAGAACGCTTTCCAACACCAAGGTCGAGCAGCTTTCCTCCATTTGGAATGAAGCTCCTAAAATTTGGGTGCTAGCAGGACAAATGCTTCCTGATAGTGAGCTGGAAGAAATTCTAACTTCCCTAAACCAAAAAAGTCCTTTCCTTATATTTTCTGAATCGCTGAGCAACCTGCACTGTGCGTGTAATATTCACTCTATTGACAGGTTGATTAATACAATTAGTGAGGAAGAAAAAGAAGCGCTTTGCCCTGACCTTCTGATAAGCATAGGTGGAGAGGTAGTGAGCAAAATGGTGAAGAAATTCTTACGCACTTTCAAGCCAAAACATCATTGGTATGTGAATGAAGCCACGGAATTTCAAGATACTTATGGAGCCTTGACGGATCACGTTCAGGTACATCCTGCTTTGTTTTTTAAAGATTTGATGGGTTTTACAAAGCCAAAATCGAGTGATTATCGGGATGATTTTTTGGCAAAAGACCAGAAGAGAATGGCCAAGCATGCCGAGTTTGTGAATAAAGCGCAGTTTTCGGACATGGCTGCTTTTCGCGAAATATTGAAGCACTTACCTAAAGATTCTATTTTGCACTGTGCCAATAGTACCTCTATTCGCTATTCACAGCTTTTTGACCATGAAGAGTCCATCTTGCATTATGCCAATCGTGGTACTAGTGGAATTGACGGTTGCACGTCTACAGCTATTGGCCAT from Owenweeksia hongkongensis DSM 17368 encodes the following:
- a CDS encoding TonB-dependent receptor; amino-acid sequence: MKNLLNKWNIRSRFFWIVVFFIFSQCLSYENALANVLKDPNLIYQERNDAIIISSKPKQDSEETKQKILTQTIRGQVIDEESKLPLIGVTVMIEDSSPPIGATTNIDGNFRIEKVPVGRVNLQLSYIGYEQKIIPNIVVNSAKVVVLNLTLHEYTTKMDEVTVVAQMDKGSPINDMALVDARSISPEESNRYAGPFNDPTRILSNYAGIATTQDGSNDIIVRGNSPKYVQWRLEGVQITNPNHFANQSGIGTGGISALNNNMLATSDFYTSAFPAEYGDVLSGVYDIKLRSGNNERFEGVFGVGIMGTDITLEGPLKKGYAGSYLINYRYSTITLLSTLGLLDRSGATNFQDGAFKIMLPSDKLGTFSIFGLGGFSGFDLENISGIDAVLSPGFSGQLSSLSKDHSTRSYLFNTGINHSIYLSKKSYLNTSVIYSTDGINDNVQARYNPPAQAEDSPYQYFEGDVNKSTYRGAMTFNYKFNNRHKLQAGFKYAYFSYDYFQQLQKDTLSTPRLLADFDEQMSTLRNFISWKFQAFSNVTFITGIHQMNDFYNQNRTLEPRFAMDWRLTPNIDLTLGYGKHSTMESAHNYFAKVPNDNGTLTEPNRNLGLLKADHYTLAIEKRFRPDLKAKLGIYYQWLYDLPVAKDSSYYATINERIDYEYVHLVNEGEGKNYGVELTIEKFFNNSYYFLVNMSLFQSKYKTLENKWRNTQYNSEYIANILAGKEFLNLGRKDNQALTINLKVFVGGGRKIIPLRRDDQGQLNVDPANDQYWDYDKAYESSLDDLHQIDFSMSYKWNRPKTTHEFYLNIYDITEAKGRISEYYDDSEPGNISYITQVGLFPNLMYKVYF
- a CDS encoding DUF3124 domain-containing protein, with amino-acid sequence MCRIIPLLVFVIFTSCNQAEEQASSPTLDWSNREVSVNSLDSLMPHSSYLSVYSQIYSYSPETTFPLTATVSIHNTSLSDSIFITKADYYNTHGELIRNYINKPIFVKPLESLQIVINETDGSGGTGANFVFDWLTQNEGNEPFFEAVMISTSGQQGMSFTTKGVRTK
- a CDS encoding PaaI family thioesterase translates to MTKEEILNEFNKFCKNTLMETLEMKFVDVDKEAGMVKMTMPVNSRVHQPMGLLHGGASAALAESLGSASSLLYADPKEYAVLGIEISCNHLRSKRDGVITGTANIIHKGRSTHLWEIVIRDEEERIISHCKLTNMIVPHKK
- a CDS encoding isochorismate synthase, which gives rise to MMQKLFISLPGNSDYKVYTSDSGGGFAFRFSSFEGHEEVNLKMNQTNDESFLSENLGGQHFNIPTHEEYVKLVENTVAHIRKNDLGKIVMSRPQRFDKIIEPVLVFKKLVEAYPTACVYLFTHPEVGTWMGATPETLLSKKGDVLKTMSLAGTQKKGEEDKFTGKEKIEQELVTDYITEILNSEKGVEGVKAEGPIIAEAGNVVHLKTAIEATVQGSFNLSSLIKKLHPTPAVAGFPKKEALEFIKKNEPYKRSFYAGYFGLNQRTDAHYFVNLRCMQVFHDSVVLYAGGGITRDSNPEAEWEETENKMQTLLQVLK
- a CDS encoding GxxExxY protein; translation: MHYIHSNLTGEIIRCAMEVHTNLGPGLLENAYEECLYYELLQTGLLVDKQFALPLDYKDVRLDCGYRIDLYVEKKVIVEVKSISALQNIHMAQIMTYLKLTECKVGLLLNFNVKSMKAGIRRIVL
- the menD gene encoding 2-succinyl-5-enolpyruvyl-6-hydroxy-3-cyclohexene-1-carboxylic-acid synthase → MKTSDKLNAQYLGQLLKQHNCKTVVIAPGSRNAPLIITFTNDSDYRCISVPDERVAAFTAMGLTLEKREPVAVICSSGSAAVNFYPAVVEAFYQKLPLVVITADRPIELIDQGIGQAIRQPNVFTTHIVKDFDLIREPADELAKNFNQRSINEALLATKHGPVHINVPFDEPLYGTTEEQVEAQYIDETLGNRTLSNTKVEQLSSIWNEAPKIWVLAGQMLPDSELEEILTSLNQKSPFLIFSESLSNLHCACNIHSIDRLINTISEEEKEALCPDLLISIGGEVVSKMVKKFLRTFKPKHHWYVNEATEFQDTYGALTDHVQVHPALFFKDLMGFTKPKSSDYRDDFLAKDQKRMAKHAEFVNKAQFSDMAAFREILKHLPKDSILHCANSTSIRYSQLFDHEESILHYANRGTSGIDGCTSTAIGHAITTDKMVTLITGDVAFLYDSNAFWNDELPDNLRVIVLNNNGGNIFRIIEGPDKNEDFERFQETIHNVKLQGVATTFGLSFTSVSDEGKLQQVLSSFFAPEGGIKVLEIQTPRIESPEVLKNYWAFLRNGFK